One Pseudomonadota bacterium genomic window, GAGCCACCCACCAGCAGCAGCATAATCGCCCAGGTAAAAACCAGGGTTGCATTAATTAAAACCGCCCCCCAAGACCAGAAAACCACCTGATCCGGAGTAAGCTGTTGGATATCCATCAGCAGGTTCTCCCGGAGGGAATAAACGGCTTTTCCGGCTGAAACCAGCGAACCAGAATAAAACGCATGACGATAAAACCCAGTAAACTGACCAGCAACCTTTCCCAGCAGCCGGACATGACCAGGTAAAAACCGGCCATGCTGACGGCGCTGCGGGCCAGGTAACTGCCCAAGGTCCAGCTGGCGGGAAAACGTACCTTTGGCAGGCGGCGGACCGTCAACCAGAGGGCAAGAAAATAAAAACTACCAATGAAAAGGCCGGCGGCAAAAGCCATTATCAGATCCAGGGTGTTACTGTGCATGTTTATTCACCTCCGTAATTCAGCTATCTCCTGCTCTCTTGTTTGAGCCAATACCAGGCTTGCAGGCAACCTAAAATAACGCCAATCAAAAGACCCATCAGGGTCCATGAATAAGAACTTTCCCAGGTTTTATCCACCCAGACACCCAGGGCCACACCTATAAGGGTGGGTATGGTCACTGACCAGCCAACCAGGCCGAACATCCCGAGACCAAACCAGATATCCTGCCCTTTTTGCCGCCGTCCTTTCAGTTTCCGCTGTTCTTTGGCGGCAATCTGCCGGCTGAATTCAGCCGTTTCCTGCGGTTTTTTCTCCGGCTGCCGGTCATCCATGTTTTTGAATCTCCAGAAAGGAGCGGATAAAATCAGCCTCAATCTTTGAAATGGCCGAACGAACCGTTTTTTCCCGGTCGTCGAGGATGAGAAATTCATCCTCTACCAGGCGGGTCAGAGTTCCCAGGTCCGTTCCCTGAACCGCGCGACGACTGGAAACCAGCACCCGGCGGCCACATTTCACCAGCACTCCCTCATCCACAGCCAGAAAGATTTCCCGACCGTCATGGTTCACAAAAGAAAACAAACCGGGAACCAAGGCAGCGGCAAAATCAATATGCCGGGGGCGCAGACAAAAAGAACCATTCTGTGCCTCGGCAGTAATTTTGCTGGCTTTCTCATCGATCAGTATCATGGTTGGCAGGATAATTTTCAGTTCCACCCCTACTTCACCTCATCTAGGCTGCCAATCATATAAAGGGATTTTTCCGGATAGCGGCTGAATTCATCATTTAAAATCCGCTCGCAGCCATCCAGTGCCGCTGGCAAAGGAACAAATTTACCAGTATAACCAGTAAACTGTTCAGTCACACTGAATGGCTGGGTCAAAAAGCGTTCCAGACGCCGGGCCCGGTTTACCGTGTGCCGGTCCCGCTGGGATAACTCTTCCAGGCCCAGCATGGCAATGATATCCTTGAGTTCTTCGTATTCAGCCAGGGTTTCCCGGACCTGCTGTGCCAGGCGATAATGGCGCTCACCGACAATCTGGGGAACCAGCATTTTGGAATTGGAGGCCAGCGGATCAATGGCGGGATAAAACCCCTCACTGGCCCGTTTGCGGGACAAAACTACGGAAGCGGTTAGATGACCAAAGGTATGGACGGCAGCGGGATCAGTGAAATCATCGGCGGGAACATATACCGCCTGTACTGAAGAGATG contains:
- a CDS encoding F0F1 ATP synthase subunit epsilon, which codes for MELKIILPTMILIDEKASKITAEAQNGSFCLRPRHIDFAAALVPGLFSFVNHDGREIFLAVDEGVLVKCGRRVLVSSRRAVQGTDLGTLTRLVEDEFLILDDREKTVRSAISKIEADFIRSFLEIQKHG
- a CDS encoding AtpZ/AtpI family protein, which encodes MDDRQPEKKPQETAEFSRQIAAKEQRKLKGRRQKGQDIWFGLGMFGLVGWSVTIPTLIGVALGVWVDKTWESSYSWTLMGLLIGVILGCLQAWYWLKQESRR
- a CDS encoding ATP synthase subunit I, giving the protein MHSNTLDLIMAFAAGLFIGSFYFLALWLTVRRLPKVRFPASWTLGSYLARSAVSMAGFYLVMSGCWERLLVSLLGFIVMRFILVRWFQPEKPFIPSGRTC